From a single Bacillus pumilus genomic region:
- the rpmC gene encoding 50S ribosomal protein L29, with amino-acid sequence MKANEIRDLTTAEIEQKVKSLKEELFNLRFQLATGQLENTARIREVRKSIARMKTVIRQREIAANK; translated from the coding sequence ATGAAAGCTAATGAAATTCGTGACCTTACCACTGCTGAAATTGAACAAAAAGTAAAGTCTCTTAAAGAAGAACTTTTCAATCTTCGTTTCCAATTAGCGACTGGGCAGCTTGAAAACACTGCTCGCATTCGTGAAGTGCGCAAATCAATCGCACGCATGAAAACTGTGATTCGTCAAAGAGAAATCGCTGCTAATAAATAA
- the rpsJ gene encoding 30S ribosomal protein S10, protein MAKQKIRIRLKAYDHRILDQSAEKIVETAKRSGASVSGPIPLPTEKSVYTILRAVHKYKDSREQFEMRTHKRLIDIVNPTPQTVDALMRLDLPSGVDIEIKL, encoded by the coding sequence ATGGCAAAACAAAAAATTCGTATTCGTTTAAAAGCATATGATCATAGAATTCTTGATCAATCTGCTGAGAAGATTGTTGAAACGGCTAAGCGTTCTGGTGCTAGTGTATCTGGTCCAATCCCGCTTCCAACTGAAAAATCAGTTTACACAATCCTTCGTGCGGTGCATAAGTACAAAGATTCTCGTGAGCAATTCGAGATGCGTACTCACAAACGTCTAATCGACATCGTGAATCCAACTCCGCAAACAGTTGATGCACTTATGCGTTTAGACTTACCATCTGGTGTAGATATCGAAATCAAACTTTAA
- a CDS encoding alpha/beta fold hydrolase, which yields MAKTYLKKWLIGGVDQWIMMKEDHTSETKPVLLFLHGGPGSAQISYIESFHEALDQDFTVVHWDQRGAGLSYQKNLPDTSMTIQQFIEDTIELTEKVLSYLGQSKLYIAGYSWGSLIGIQAVHKRPDLYHAYYGISQVVDVLKEDIVSYKLLLEKSHRNQLLSWCFRLLTPPPWKRTSSHALFSLYKEFASVGLTHRWKPLLKMLRGLLFSKHYQLNDKWKFLKGQKFSQDKLWDELMNESIEYRVSTILIPCYFISGEYDMITPSAVSKPYVDQLTAPIKEWFTFKESAHSPHLEEPEEFIRTIKKTAVHHLQGKLDL from the coding sequence ATGGCAAAGACTTATTTGAAAAAATGGTTAATCGGCGGGGTTGACCAGTGGATTATGATGAAAGAAGATCACACAAGTGAAACGAAGCCTGTTCTTTTATTTTTACATGGTGGGCCCGGTTCTGCTCAAATCAGTTACATCGAGTCCTTTCATGAGGCGCTTGATCAAGATTTCACAGTGGTTCATTGGGACCAGCGAGGTGCGGGACTTTCATATCAAAAGAATCTTCCCGATACATCGATGACTATTCAGCAGTTTATTGAAGATACGATTGAACTGACAGAGAAGGTTCTTTCATATCTAGGTCAATCAAAATTGTATATCGCAGGATACTCGTGGGGATCATTAATCGGTATACAAGCAGTACATAAACGTCCAGATTTATATCATGCTTACTATGGGATTAGTCAGGTGGTAGATGTATTAAAAGAAGATATTGTGTCGTACAAGCTGCTCCTGGAGAAATCCCACCGGAATCAACTATTATCATGGTGTTTCCGATTATTGACGCCTCCTCCATGGAAACGAACATCGTCTCATGCTTTGTTCTCTCTATATAAAGAGTTCGCGAGCGTAGGTCTCACACATAGGTGGAAACCGCTATTGAAAATGTTAAGAGGCTTACTTTTTAGTAAACACTATCAGCTGAATGACAAGTGGAAGTTCCTCAAAGGACAGAAATTTAGCCAAGACAAGCTATGGGATGAACTCATGAATGAGAGCATTGAATACCGAGTTTCTACTATATTAATACCGTGTTACTTTATTAGTGGCGAATATGACATGATTACACCATCTGCTGTATCAAAACCATATGTTGATCAATTAACAGCACCGATTAAAGAGTGGTTCACCTTTAAAGAATCTGCGCATTCCCCGCATCTAGAAGAACCAGAAGAATTTATCCGTACCATAAAAAAGACTGCTGTACATCATCTTCAGGGAAAGCTTGATTTATAG
- the rplN gene encoding 50S ribosomal protein L14 — protein sequence MIQQETRLKVADNSGAREVLTIKVLGGSGRKTANIGDVIVCTVKQATPGGVVKKGEVVKAVIVRTKSGARRNDGSYISFDENACVIIRDDKSPRGTRIFGPVARELRENNYMKIVSLAPEVL from the coding sequence ATGATTCAACAGGAGACTCGTTTAAAAGTAGCTGACAACTCTGGCGCACGCGAAGTACTAACGATTAAAGTTCTTGGTGGCTCTGGACGTAAGACGGCTAACATCGGTGATGTCATTGTTTGTACGGTTAAACAAGCAACACCAGGAGGCGTTGTCAAAAAAGGTGAAGTTGTGAAAGCAGTTATCGTTCGTACGAAGAGCGGAGCTCGCAGAAACGATGGATCTTACATCAGTTTCGATGAAAATGCATGTGTCATCATCCGTGACGACAAGAGCCCACGTGGAACTCGTATCTTCGGACCAGTAGCACGTGAACTTCGTGAAAACAACTATATGAAAATTGTTTCTCTAGCACC
- the rpsS gene encoding 30S ribosomal protein S19, which yields MARSLKKGPFVDDHLMAKVEKLNETDKKQVVKTWSRRSTIFPQFIGHTIAVYDGRKHVPVFISEDMVGHKLGEFAPSRTYKGHASDDKKTRR from the coding sequence ATGGCTCGCAGCTTAAAAAAAGGACCATTTGTTGATGATCATTTGATGGCTAAAGTCGAGAAATTGAATGAAACTGACAAAAAGCAAGTCGTAAAAACTTGGTCTCGTCGTTCTACAATTTTCCCACAATTCATCGGTCACACAATCGCTGTCTATGACGGACGCAAACATGTACCTGTTTTCATTTCTGAAGATATGGTAGGTCACAAATTGGGCGAATTCGCACCAAGCCGTACTTACAAAGGTCATGCTAGTGACGATAAAAAAACAAGACGCTAA
- the rplW gene encoding 50S ribosomal protein L23, producing MKDPRDVLKRPIITERSADLMTEKKYTFEVDVRANKTEVKDAVEEIFGVKVEKVNVQNYKGKSKRVGRYTGMTSRRRKAIVKLTADSKEIEIFEA from the coding sequence ATGAAAGATCCTCGTGATGTTCTAAAGCGCCCTATCATTACTGAACGTTCTGCTGATCTAATGACAGAGAAGAAGTACACGTTCGAAGTTGATGTCAGAGCTAACAAAACAGAAGTGAAAGACGCTGTTGAAGAAATCTTTGGAGTGAAAGTTGAGAAAGTCAACGTTCAAAACTACAAAGGCAAATCTAAACGCGTTGGACGCTACACTGGTATGACTAGCCGTCGCAGAAAAGCGATCGTGAAATTAACTGCTGACAGCAAAGAAATCGAAATTTTTGAAGCGTAA
- the rplD gene encoding 50S ribosomal protein L4, whose amino-acid sequence MPKVALFNQNGSTNGEIELNASVFGIEPNESVVFDAILMQRASLRQGTHKVKTRSEVRGGGRKPWRQKGTGRARQGSIRSPQWRGGGIVFGPTPRSYSYKLPKKVRRLAIKSVLSSKVIDNNIIVLEDLTLDAVKTKEFAGILKGLSVEKKALIVTADANETVALSARNIPGVTVVEANGINVLDVVNHDKLLITKAAVEKVEEGLA is encoded by the coding sequence ATGCCAAAAGTAGCATTATTTAACCAAAACGGTTCTACTAACGGTGAAATCGAATTAAACGCTTCTGTGTTTGGAATTGAGCCAAACGAAAGCGTAGTATTCGATGCTATTCTTATGCAAAGAGCTTCCTTACGTCAAGGAACTCACAAAGTAAAAACTCGTTCTGAAGTACGTGGCGGAGGTCGTAAGCCTTGGAGACAGAAGGGTACAGGTCGTGCTCGTCAAGGTTCTATCCGTTCACCACAATGGCGCGGAGGCGGTATCGTATTCGGTCCAACACCACGCAGCTATTCTTATAAATTACCTAAAAAAGTTCGCCGCTTGGCTATCAAGTCAGTATTGTCTTCTAAAGTAATCGACAACAACATCATCGTTCTTGAAGATCTGACTCTTGATGCAGTGAAAACGAAAGAATTCGCAGGCATCCTTAAAGGATTATCTGTCGAGAAGAAAGCGTTGATCGTCACTGCGGATGCAAACGAAACAGTTGCTTTATCTGCTCGTAACATCCCTGGAGTAACAGTTGTTGAAGCTAACGGTATCAACGTTCTTGACGTTGTCAACCACGACAAACTTCTGATCACTAAAGCAGCGGTTGAAAAAGTAGAGGAGGGACTTGCATAA
- the rplP gene encoding 50S ribosomal protein L16, with protein MLLPKRVKYRREHRGKMRGRAKGGTEVHFGEYGIQALEASWITNRQIEAARIAMTRYMKRGGKVWIKIFPSKPYTAKPLEVRMGSGKGAPEGWVAVVKPGKVLFEISGVSEEVAREALRLASHKLPIKTKFVKREEIGGESNES; from the coding sequence ATGTTATTGCCAAAACGCGTGAAGTATCGCAGAGAACATCGTGGAAAAATGCGTGGTCGTGCAAAAGGCGGCACTGAAGTACATTTCGGTGAGTACGGTATCCAAGCTCTTGAAGCTTCTTGGATCACGAACCGTCAAATCGAAGCTGCTCGTATTGCTATGACTCGTTACATGAAACGTGGCGGTAAAGTTTGGATTAAAATTTTCCCTTCTAAGCCATACACAGCAAAACCTCTAGAAGTCCGCATGGGTTCCGGTAAAGGTGCTCCAGAAGGATGGGTAGCTGTAGTAAAACCGGGCAAAGTTTTATTTGAAATTTCTGGTGTGTCTGAAGAAGTTGCTCGTGAAGCTCTTCGTCTTGCATCTCACAAATTGCCAATTAAAACGAAGTTCGTAAAACGTGAAGAAATTGGTGGTGAATCAAATGAAAGCTAA
- the rplV gene encoding 50S ribosomal protein L22 — protein sequence MQAKAVARTVRIAPRKARLVMDLIRGKQVGEAVSILNLTPKAASPIIEKVLKSAIANAEHNYELDANSLVITQAFVDEGPTLKRFRPRAMGRASAINKRTSHITIVVSEKKEG from the coding sequence ATGCAAGCTAAAGCTGTCGCAAGAACAGTCCGTATTGCTCCTCGTAAAGCACGTCTAGTAATGGACCTGATCCGAGGTAAGCAAGTAGGAGAAGCAGTTTCTATCTTAAACCTTACACCTAAGGCTGCTTCACCAATTATTGAAAAAGTATTAAAATCTGCTATCGCAAACGCTGAGCACAACTACGAGTTGGACGCTAACAGCCTAGTGATTACTCAAGCATTTGTTGACGAAGGTCCAACACTTAAGAGATTCCGTCCACGTGCTATGGGTCGTGCGAGCGCAATTAATAAACGTACTAGCCACATTACAATCGTTGTATCAGAAAAGAAGGAGGGATAA
- the rpsQ gene encoding 30S ribosomal protein S17, translated as MSERNQRKVYQGRVVSDKMDKTITVVVETYKKHSLYGKRVRYSKKFKAHDENNQAKIGDIVKVMETRPLSATKRFRLVEVVEEAVII; from the coding sequence ATGAGCGAACGTAACCAACGTAAAGTGTATCAAGGTCGTGTTGTTTCTGACAAAATGGATAAAACCATCACTGTTGTGGTTGAAACATACAAAAAGCATTCACTTTATGGCAAACGTGTAAGATACTCTAAAAAGTTCAAAGCACATGATGAAAACAACCAAGCTAAAATCGGAGACATCGTAAAGGTCATGGAAACTCGTCCTTTATCTGCGACTAAACGCTTTCGTCTAGTTGAAGTTGTCGAAGAAGCCGTTATTATCTAA
- the rplC gene encoding 50S ribosomal protein L3, whose amino-acid sequence MTKGILGRKIGMTQVFAENGDLIPVTVVEAAANVVLQKKTADTDGYEAIQIGFDDKREKLSNKPEKGHVAKAETAPKRFVKELRGVELGAYEVGQEVKVDIFANGDIVDVTGTSKGKGFQGAIKRHGQSRGPMTHGSRYHRRPGSMGPVDPNRVFKGKLLPGRMGGEQITVQNLEIVKVDAERNLLLIKGNVPGAKKSLVTVKSAVKSK is encoded by the coding sequence ATGACCAAAGGAATCTTAGGTAGAAAAATTGGTATGACGCAAGTATTCGCAGAAAACGGTGATCTTATCCCTGTAACTGTTGTTGAGGCTGCTGCTAACGTTGTTCTTCAAAAGAAGACTGCTGATACGGATGGCTATGAAGCAATCCAAATCGGTTTTGACGACAAACGTGAAAAGCTTTCTAACAAACCAGAGAAAGGCCACGTTGCTAAAGCGGAAACTGCTCCTAAGCGCTTCGTAAAAGAATTACGCGGTGTGGAGTTAGGTGCGTATGAAGTTGGTCAGGAAGTCAAAGTTGATATTTTCGCAAATGGAGATATCGTAGATGTAACAGGAACATCAAAAGGTAAAGGATTCCAAGGGGCTATCAAGCGCCACGGACAATCACGCGGACCAATGACTCACGGTTCACGTTACCACCGTCGTCCTGGTTCAATGGGACCTGTTGATCCAAACCGTGTATTTAAAGGTAAACTTCTTCCAGGTCGTATGGGCGGAGAGCAAATCACTGTCCAAAACCTTGAGATCGTTAAAGTTGATGCAGAACGCAATCTTCTATTGATCAAAGGAAACGTACCAGGAGCTAAAAAATCTCTAGTAACTGTAAAGAGTGCAGTTAAATCTAAATAA
- the rpsC gene encoding 30S ribosomal protein S3, producing the protein MGQKVNPVGLRIGVIRDWESKWFAGKDYADFLHEDLKIREFISKRLSDASVSKVEIERAANRVNITIHTAKPGMVIGKGGSEVEALRKALNSLTGKRVHINILEIKRADLDAQLVAENIARQLENRISFRRAQKQTIQRTMRAGAQGIKTMVSGRLGGADIARSEYYSEGTVPLHTLRADIDYATAEADTTYGKLGVKVWIYRGEVLPTKKNTAEGGK; encoded by the coding sequence GTGGGTCAAAAGGTAAATCCAGTAGGTCTTCGTATTGGCGTCATTCGTGATTGGGAATCTAAATGGTTCGCAGGAAAAGATTACGCTGACTTCTTACATGAAGACTTGAAAATCCGTGAATTCATCAGCAAGCGTTTGTCTGACGCGTCTGTTTCTAAAGTAGAAATCGAACGTGCTGCAAACCGCGTAAATATCACAATCCACACGGCTAAACCAGGTATGGTAATTGGTAAAGGCGGATCTGAAGTTGAAGCACTTCGTAAAGCTCTTAACAGCCTAACTGGCAAACGTGTACACATTAACATTCTTGAAATCAAGAGAGCAGATCTTGATGCTCAGCTAGTTGCTGAAAACATCGCTCGTCAACTTGAAAATCGTATTTCATTCCGTCGTGCACAAAAACAAACAATCCAACGCACAATGCGTGCTGGAGCACAAGGAATCAAAACAATGGTTTCTGGTCGTCTTGGCGGTGCAGATATTGCTCGTTCTGAATATTACAGTGAAGGTACTGTTCCGTTGCACACACTTCGTGCTGACATCGACTATGCTACTGCTGAAGCTGATACTACTTATGGTAAGCTTGGCGTAAAAGTATGGATCTATCGTGGAGAAGTCCTTCCAACTAAGAAGAATACTGCGGAAGGAGGAAAATAA
- the rplB gene encoding 50S ribosomal protein L2, which produces MAIKKYKPTSNGRRGMTTSDFAEITTDKPEKSLLAPLHKKGGRNNQGRLTVRHQGGGHKRQYRIIDFKRDKDGIPGRVATIEYDPNRSANIALVNYADGEKRYILAPKGIQVGTEVTSGPEADIKPGNALPLINIPVGTVVHNIELKPGKGGQLVRSAGTSAQVLGKEGKYVLVRLNSGEVRMILSACRATIGQVGNEQHELINIGKAGRSRWKGVRPTVRGSVMNPNDHPHGGGEGRAPIGRKSPMSPWGKPTLGFKTRKKTNKSDKFIVRRRKNK; this is translated from the coding sequence ATGGCGATTAAAAAGTATAAACCAACCAGTAATGGTCGTCGTGGCATGACTACTTCAGATTTTGCTGAAATCACGACTGACAAACCAGAAAAATCGTTGCTTGCACCGCTTCACAAAAAAGGCGGACGTAACAACCAAGGTAGATTGACTGTTCGTCATCAAGGTGGCGGTCACAAACGTCAATACCGTATCATCGACTTTAAGCGTGATAAAGACGGTATACCTGGACGCGTTGCTACAATCGAGTATGATCCAAACCGTTCAGCGAACATCGCTCTTGTAAACTATGCAGATGGTGAGAAACGTTACATTCTTGCTCCGAAAGGAATCCAAGTTGGTACTGAAGTTACTTCTGGACCAGAAGCTGACATCAAACCAGGTAATGCTCTTCCACTTATCAACATCCCAGTTGGTACAGTTGTGCATAACATTGAATTAAAACCAGGTAAAGGTGGACAATTAGTTCGTTCTGCTGGTACTTCTGCTCAAGTTCTTGGTAAAGAAGGTAAATACGTTCTTGTACGTTTGAACTCAGGAGAAGTTCGCATGATTCTTTCTGCTTGCCGTGCGACTATCGGTCAAGTTGGAAACGAGCAACACGAATTAATTAACATCGGTAAAGCTGGACGTTCTCGCTGGAAAGGCGTACGCCCAACAGTTCGTGGTTCTGTAATGAACCCTAACGATCACCCACACGGCGGTGGTGAAGGACGCGCTCCAATCGGACGTAAATCACCAATGTCTCCATGGGGTAAACCGACTCTTGGATTCAAGACTCGTAAGAAAACCAACAAGTCTGATAAATTCATTGTACGTCGTCGTAAAAACAAGTAA
- the tuf gene encoding elongation factor Tu, whose protein sequence is MAKEKFDRSKSHANIGTIGHVDHGKTTLTAAISTVLTKKSGKGTAMAYDQIDGAPEERERGITISTAHVEYETETRHYAHVDCPGHADYVKNMITGAAQMDGAILVVSAADGPMPQTREHILLSRNVGVPYIVVFLNKCDMVDDEELLELVEMEVRDLLSDYDFPGDDVPVIKGSALKALEGDADYEAKIFELMDAVDEYIPTPERDTEKPFMMPVEDVFSITGRGTVATGRVERGQVKVGDEVEIIGLQEENGKTTVTGVEMFRKLLDYAEAGDNIGALLRGVSREDIQRGQVLAKPGTITPHSRFKAEVYVLSKDEGGRHTPFFANYRPQFYFRTTDVTGIVHLPEGTEMVMPGDNTEMEVELISTIAIEEGTRFSIREGGRTVGSGVVSTIIK, encoded by the coding sequence ATGGCTAAAGAAAAATTCGACCGTTCCAAATCGCATGCTAACATTGGTACAATTGGACACGTTGACCATGGTAAAACAACTCTAACTGCTGCTATCTCAACAGTTCTTACTAAGAAATCTGGTAAAGGTACAGCTATGGCTTATGACCAAATCGATGGTGCTCCAGAAGAGCGCGAGCGTGGAATCACAATCTCAACTGCACACGTTGAGTATGAAACTGAAACTCGTCACTATGCACACGTAGACTGCCCAGGACACGCTGACTATGTTAAAAACATGATCACTGGTGCTGCTCAAATGGACGGCGCGATCTTAGTAGTATCTGCTGCTGATGGTCCAATGCCACAAACACGTGAGCACATCCTACTTTCTCGTAACGTAGGTGTACCTTACATCGTAGTATTCCTTAACAAATGTGACATGGTTGACGATGAAGAGTTACTTGAACTTGTTGAAATGGAAGTTCGTGACCTTCTTTCTGACTATGACTTCCCTGGTGATGATGTACCAGTTATCAAAGGTTCTGCTCTTAAAGCTCTTGAAGGAGATGCTGATTACGAAGCAAAAATCTTTGAACTTATGGATGCGGTTGATGAGTACATCCCAACTCCAGAGCGTGACACTGAAAAGCCATTCATGATGCCAGTTGAGGACGTATTCTCAATCACTGGTCGTGGAACAGTTGCTACTGGTCGTGTTGAGCGTGGACAAGTTAAAGTCGGTGACGAAGTTGAAATCATCGGTCTTCAAGAAGAAAACGGTAAAACAACTGTTACAGGTGTTGAAATGTTCCGTAAGCTTCTTGACTATGCTGAAGCTGGTGACAACATTGGTGCACTACTTCGTGGTGTATCTCGTGAAGATATCCAACGTGGTCAAGTACTTGCTAAACCAGGTACAATCACTCCACATAGCCGTTTCAAAGCTGAAGTTTATGTACTATCTAAAGATGAGGGTGGACGTCATACTCCATTCTTCGCTAACTACCGTCCGCAGTTCTACTTCCGTACAACTGACGTAACTGGTATCGTACATCTTCCAGAAGGTACTGAAATGGTAATGCCTGGCGATAACACTGAGATGGAAGTTGAACTTATCTCTACTATCGCTATCGAAGAAGGAACTCGTTTCTCTATCCGTGAGGGTGGACGTACTGTAGGTTCTGGCGTCGTTTCAACTATCATTAAGTAA